One window of Botrimarina mediterranea genomic DNA carries:
- the ftsH gene encoding ATP-dependent zinc metalloprotease FtsH, protein MPDPQPTPPANSKPPGKSSGDRPKRGDNRPGGRPGNRVFPQSAWLFALLALGLGFFALQSMTQVAEIDYRFFWEQVGSDNVSKAVIQGQTLFGEFKDPPLPPVIPGAEPSEKAAEPLPKQFVVTIGRTGLDEGLRQKLIDNGVYFRVEQEFNVDWIITMVWLGLLIAMGYWLWTFARRTRDQMTGGGMLGGVTRSPARLYEADENTRKTFEDVAGLKGVKKDLQEIVEFLKEPEKFQKLGARIPKGVLLNGPPGTGKTLLAKAIAGEAEVPFFSINGSEFIQMFVGVGASRVRDMFKNAKKAAPAILFIDEIDAVGRQRGAGLGGGHDEREQTLNQILSEMDGFTPSETVIVIAATNRPDVLDPALLRPGRFDRHITVDRPTIQGREELLEVHTRGVPLSEDVDFKKLARATVGMTGADIMNLVNESALWATRQDRAFVTSEDFEYARDKILMGDAREDVLTEKEKQVTAFHEAGHAVLGWLIPSGNRVHKVTIIPRGRALGVTQYVPAEDRHNMSESEMRAHMAMALAGRAAEDLVFSEFSAGAENDLKQATGLARKMVAHWGMSERIGPVAFHTDHTDPFLGREITQEMRPYSDHTARVIDEEITRILTESSDLARQTLTDNRDKLEALAMALLEREEIDDKELEDLIGPPIDPADSPLGPPAPTYITPDKVPATTREQGE, encoded by the coding sequence ATGCCCGACCCCCAACCGACACCACCCGCCAACTCGAAGCCGCCCGGCAAGTCGTCGGGCGACCGCCCCAAGCGCGGCGACAATCGTCCGGGTGGACGGCCCGGTAATCGCGTCTTCCCGCAATCGGCATGGCTCTTCGCCTTGCTCGCGCTGGGGCTGGGGTTTTTCGCCCTCCAGTCGATGACGCAGGTCGCCGAGATCGACTACCGGTTCTTCTGGGAGCAGGTCGGGTCCGACAACGTCTCCAAGGCCGTCATCCAGGGCCAGACCCTCTTCGGCGAGTTCAAAGACCCGCCCCTGCCGCCGGTGATCCCAGGCGCGGAGCCGAGTGAGAAGGCCGCCGAGCCGCTCCCCAAGCAGTTCGTCGTCACGATCGGCCGCACCGGCCTCGACGAAGGGCTCCGCCAGAAGCTCATCGACAACGGCGTCTACTTCCGCGTCGAGCAAGAGTTCAACGTCGACTGGATCATCACGATGGTCTGGCTCGGGCTGCTCATTGCCATGGGCTACTGGCTGTGGACCTTCGCCCGCCGCACCCGTGACCAGATGACCGGCGGCGGCATGCTCGGCGGCGTCACCCGCAGCCCCGCGCGGTTGTACGAAGCGGACGAGAACACCCGCAAGACATTCGAGGACGTCGCCGGCCTCAAGGGCGTCAAGAAAGACCTCCAAGAGATCGTCGAGTTCCTCAAGGAGCCCGAGAAGTTCCAGAAGCTCGGCGCCCGCATCCCCAAGGGCGTGCTGCTCAACGGCCCCCCCGGCACCGGCAAAACGCTCCTCGCCAAGGCCATCGCCGGCGAGGCCGAGGTCCCGTTCTTCTCGATCAACGGCTCGGAGTTCATCCAGATGTTCGTCGGCGTCGGCGCCAGCCGTGTCCGCGACATGTTCAAGAACGCGAAGAAGGCGGCGCCCGCCATCCTCTTCATCGACGAGATCGACGCAGTCGGTCGCCAACGCGGCGCCGGCCTCGGCGGCGGCCACGACGAGCGCGAGCAGACGCTCAACCAGATCCTCAGCGAGATGGACGGCTTCACGCCCAGCGAGACCGTCATCGTTATCGCCGCCACCAACCGGCCCGATGTGCTCGACCCGGCCCTGCTGCGCCCGGGCCGCTTCGACCGCCACATCACCGTCGATCGCCCCACCATCCAGGGACGCGAAGAGCTCCTCGAGGTCCACACCCGTGGCGTGCCGCTGTCGGAAGACGTCGACTTCAAGAAGCTCGCCCGCGCGACGGTCGGCATGACGGGCGCCGACATCATGAACCTCGTCAACGAGTCCGCCCTCTGGGCCACGCGGCAGGACCGGGCGTTCGTCACGTCCGAGGACTTCGAATACGCCCGTGACAAGATCCTCATGGGCGACGCCCGCGAAGACGTGCTCACCGAGAAAGAGAAGCAGGTCACCGCGTTCCACGAGGCGGGCCACGCCGTCCTCGGCTGGCTCATCCCCAGCGGCAACCGCGTCCACAAGGTGACGATCATCCCCCGCGGCCGCGCCCTGGGCGTCACGCAGTACGTCCCCGCCGAGGACCGCCACAACATGTCCGAGAGCGAAATGCGCGCCCACATGGCGATGGCGCTCGCCGGCCGCGCGGCCGAGGACCTGGTGTTCAGCGAGTTCAGCGCCGGCGCCGAGAACGACCTCAAGCAGGCCACCGGCCTAGCGCGCAAGATGGTCGCCCACTGGGGCATGAGCGAACGCATCGGCCCCGTCGCCTTCCACACCGACCACACCGACCCGTTCCTCGGCCGCGAAATCACCCAAGAGATGCGGCCCTACAGCGACCACACCGCCCGCGTCATCGACGAAGAGATCACCCGCATCCTCACCGAGTCGTCCGACCTCGCCCGGCAAACCCTCACCGATAACCGCGACAAGCTCGAAGCGCTAGCGATGGCGCTGCTCGAGCGCGAAGAGATCGACGACAAAGAACTAGAAGACCTGATCGGCCCCCCCATCGACCCCGCCGACAGCCCCCTGGGCCCGCCAGCGCCGACGTACATCACGCCGGACAAGGTCCCCGCGACGACGCGCGAGCAAGGGGAGTAA
- a CDS encoding toxin-antitoxin system YwqK family antitoxin: MPTLSSRLCLAALAALLATCGTVIAQNTQTPARESVTIEPYTGPPIYLPEDEAPPPPIEVESTVVKENFPGTETVRFERRVVKYSDNSIVSDGPHKEFFSNGELYVEGEFNKGKAVGKWVYHHPNGTVAKEVTYKDGRPDGEVKLFNEEGKLVARREYVEGQRNGVWETYSEDGEQKLREETYKDGKADGAFRTWYTNGQLRQETQFVDGKLEGLATEWTRVGDKRAEVNFKNGVKDGPSKLWQTDGKVIEQNFAEGKPVAK; this comes from the coding sequence ATGCCGACCCTCTCTTCTCGCCTCTGCCTCGCCGCCCTCGCAGCGTTGCTCGCCACGTGCGGCACGGTGATCGCCCAGAACACACAGACACCCGCCCGCGAATCGGTGACGATCGAGCCCTACACGGGCCCGCCGATCTACCTGCCCGAAGACGAAGCCCCGCCGCCGCCGATCGAGGTCGAGTCAACGGTCGTCAAGGAGAACTTCCCCGGCACCGAGACGGTGCGTTTCGAGCGCCGTGTCGTCAAGTACTCGGACAATTCGATCGTCAGCGACGGCCCGCACAAGGAGTTTTTCTCCAACGGCGAGCTGTACGTCGAGGGCGAGTTCAATAAGGGCAAGGCCGTCGGCAAGTGGGTCTACCACCACCCCAACGGCACGGTCGCCAAGGAAGTCACCTACAAGGACGGTCGCCCCGACGGCGAGGTGAAGCTCTTCAACGAAGAGGGCAAGCTCGTCGCCCGCCGCGAATACGTCGAGGGCCAGCGCAACGGCGTCTGGGAGACCTACTCCGAAGACGGCGAGCAAAAGCTCCGCGAAGAGACCTACAAGGACGGCAAGGCCGACGGCGCCTTCCGCACCTGGTACACCAACGGCCAGCTCCGCCAAGAGACGCAGTTCGTCGATGGCAAGCTCGAGGGCCTCGCCACCGAGTGGACCCGCGTCGGCGACAAACGGGCCGAAGTGAACTTCAAGAACGGCGTGAAGGACGGCCCTTCAAAGCTCTGGCAAACCGATGGCAAGGTCATCGAGCAGAACTTCGCCGAAGGCAAACCCGTCGCGAAGTAA
- a CDS encoding glucose-1-phosphate adenylyltransferase, whose amino-acid sequence MKNVVAVILGGGRGTRLLPLTGYRSKPAVPLAGKYRLIDIPISNCINSGINHSYVLTQFLSVSLHQHIRGTYRFDAFTGGFVEILAAQQTIDDNANMDWYQGTADAVRKNLLYILEAGFDYVLILSGDQLYRMDFQRMLDDHQRSNADVTIAAKPVTRKEATGLGLMQADDTGRVTGFVEKPKTKEEQDRAAVDPAWIDARGIKSEGRDCLASMGIYLFNRQALLDALGDESQSDFGKEIFPSVIHKQHVQLHLFDGYWEDIGTIRSFYEANLQLAKPNPPFALSSSSAPIYTRARFLPPTRVDGADISSSLIADGCFIEPGAKIENSVIGLRCRIGRDVTIRNTVMMGADYYESTSRMAENDAEGLPRIGVGPGAIIDGAIIDKNCRIGAGARIVNDDVREDYDSSEGCVVRDGVIVVPKNAVLPAGWRLS is encoded by the coding sequence ATGAAAAACGTCGTCGCGGTGATTCTTGGTGGTGGGCGTGGCACTCGGCTGTTGCCGCTCACGGGGTATCGGTCCAAGCCCGCTGTCCCGCTGGCGGGCAAGTACCGGCTCATCGACATCCCGATTTCGAACTGCATCAACTCGGGCATCAACCACTCGTACGTGCTCACGCAGTTCCTCTCGGTGAGCCTGCACCAGCACATCCGCGGCACGTACCGCTTCGACGCCTTCACCGGCGGCTTCGTCGAGATCCTCGCTGCGCAGCAGACGATCGACGACAACGCCAACATGGACTGGTACCAGGGCACCGCCGACGCGGTCCGCAAGAACCTGCTCTACATCCTCGAGGCGGGCTTCGATTACGTCCTCATCCTGTCGGGCGACCAGCTCTACCGGATGGACTTCCAGCGGATGCTCGACGATCACCAGCGTTCCAACGCCGACGTCACGATCGCCGCCAAGCCCGTCACCCGCAAAGAAGCTACAGGCCTCGGCCTGATGCAGGCCGACGACACGGGCCGCGTCACCGGCTTCGTCGAGAAGCCCAAGACCAAGGAAGAGCAAGACCGCGCGGCCGTCGACCCCGCTTGGATCGACGCCCGTGGCATCAAGAGCGAGGGCCGCGATTGCCTCGCCTCGATGGGCATCTACCTCTTCAACCGTCAGGCGCTGCTCGACGCGCTCGGCGACGAGTCGCAATCCGACTTCGGCAAAGAGATCTTCCCCTCCGTCATCCACAAGCAGCACGTCCAGCTCCACCTGTTCGACGGCTACTGGGAAGACATCGGCACCATCCGCTCGTTCTACGAGGCCAACCTCCAACTGGCGAAGCCCAACCCGCCGTTCGCGCTGTCGTCGTCCAGCGCGCCGATCTACACCCGCGCGCGGTTCTTACCGCCGACCCGCGTCGATGGCGCCGACATCTCCAGCAGCTTGATCGCCGACGGCTGCTTCATCGAGCCCGGCGCGAAGATCGAGAACAGCGTCATCGGGCTGCGTTGCCGGATCGGCCGCGACGTGACGATCCGCAACACCGTGATGATGGGCGCCGACTACTACGAATCGACCTCCCGGATGGCGGAGAACGACGCCGAGGGATTGCCGCGGATCGGCGTCGGCCCCGGCGCGATCATCGACGGGGCGATTATCGACAAGAACTGCCGGATCGGCGCCGGCGCCCGGATCGTCAATGACGACGTCCGCGAAGACTACGACAGCAGCGAGGGCTGCGTCGTCCGCGACGGCGTGATCGTGGTGCCGAAAAACGCGGTGCTCCCAGCCGGCTGGCGGCTTTCGTAG
- a CDS encoding REP-associated tyrosine transposase, translating to MPHRSQPAGRLSKLREGRVSQAWECYMVTKVFKDRQRLGSDSANAKILLGSLNHLRATDRIKLFAFCLMPDHLHVAFCLLPGEELSEVVRSFSKFTALQINRHRSKSGSVWQEGFHDRHCRDRDELVSLCEYIEHNPVRAGLADVASDWEFSSASLLGNGMLDREWWP from the coding sequence ATGCCGCATCGATCCCAACCCGCCGGAAGACTCTCCAAACTCCGCGAAGGTAGAGTTTCCCAAGCCTGGGAATGCTACATGGTCACCAAGGTCTTCAAGGACCGGCAGCGGCTAGGGTCGGATTCCGCCAATGCGAAGATCCTCCTTGGCAGCCTAAATCATCTCCGGGCAACTGATCGGATTAAGCTCTTCGCGTTTTGCCTGATGCCCGACCACCTTCATGTGGCTTTCTGCTTACTGCCGGGCGAGGAGTTGTCGGAGGTGGTTCGAAGCTTCTCAAAGTTCACCGCCCTTCAAATCAATCGACACCGTTCGAAATCGGGAAGTGTTTGGCAGGAAGGCTTCCACGACCGGCATTGTCGCGACCGCGATGAACTCGTATCGCTTTGCGAGTATATTGAGCACAATCCGGTCCGCGCTGGGCTTGCTGACGTGGCGTCTGACTGGGAATTCTCCTCGGCGTCGCTTCTCGGCAACGGCATGCTCGATCGAGAATGGTGGCCGTAA
- a CDS encoding leucine--tRNA ligase, producing MPRYNPATIEPKWQAFWEADNTFSAPRLPDDPQKKLYALDMFPYPSGDGLHVGHPEGYTATDIVCRARRMQGYSVVHPMGFDAFGLPAEEHAIKTGEHPRVQTEKNIATFRRQLKMLGFSYDWDREIATTDVEYVRWTQWIFLKLYDTWFDREQQKGRPIAELEIPEDVQAMGEDFARRWVDERRLAYQSSAPVNWCPALGTVLANEEVIDGKSERGGHPVERRPLRQWMLRITSYADRLSAGLEKLDWPEGVKALQRNWIGRSTGAEVDFRIAQTNSTSQLAPGRLSIESAPGAKSDGEVKWGDKPADGVLRVYTTRPDTLFGATYMVIAPEHPYVERLTTPDQAAAVKAYVEAASFKSDLDRTELAKDKTGVFTGSYAINPVNGEQIPIWIADYVLISYGTGAIMAVPAHDERDFEFAKKFSLPIKAVVDPGSDLTQKSIQVTGKTNFPLQTASGGQVQIHPNRVSVTETRTSRKAVLRGEFVYAGEGVAINSGEFDGTPTAEFKTKITAWLTEKGVGKEAVNYKLRDWLFSRQRFWGEPFPIAHELDTDGKPTGLIRTVAESDLPVDLPHLEDFKPHGRPEPPLDKAPAEWLYPVIDGVKCKRESNTMPQWAGSCWYYLRFLDPKNSDSPIDPEIEKAWMPVDLYIGGAEHAVLHLLYSRFWHMVLFDRGVVSTPEPFQKLVNQGMILGENGEKMSKSRGNVVNPDEVVREYGADALRLYEMFMGPLPDSKPWNMEGVAGVRNFLGRVWRLMIDDRSEEMTLAAEVSNAEPTAEQLRVTHATIKAVTEDIDKLSFNTAIARMMEFVNFFTKETSRPRACLEPLVLILSPFAPHLSEELWSALGHAQTLAYEPWPAFDETHLATDTVEIVVQISGKVRGKVSVPTGADQAAILAAVKADPKIGEQLAGKQIVKEIVVPGKLVNLVVKG from the coding sequence ATGCCCCGCTACAACCCCGCCACCATCGAGCCCAAGTGGCAAGCCTTCTGGGAAGCCGACAACACCTTCAGCGCGCCGCGGTTGCCGGACGATCCGCAGAAGAAACTCTACGCGCTCGACATGTTCCCTTACCCGTCGGGCGACGGGCTGCACGTTGGGCACCCGGAGGGGTACACCGCCACCGACATCGTCTGCCGCGCGCGACGGATGCAGGGGTACTCGGTCGTCCACCCGATGGGCTTCGACGCCTTCGGCCTCCCCGCCGAGGAGCACGCCATCAAGACGGGCGAGCACCCGCGCGTGCAGACCGAGAAAAACATCGCGACGTTCCGCCGCCAGTTAAAGATGCTCGGCTTTAGCTACGACTGGGACCGTGAGATCGCGACGACCGATGTCGAGTACGTCCGCTGGACGCAGTGGATCTTCCTGAAGCTCTACGACACTTGGTTCGATCGTGAACAGCAGAAGGGCCGGCCGATCGCCGAGCTGGAGATTCCCGAAGACGTGCAGGCGATGGGCGAGGACTTCGCGCGCCGCTGGGTCGATGAGCGCCGGCTGGCGTACCAAAGCTCGGCGCCAGTGAACTGGTGCCCCGCGCTCGGCACGGTGCTCGCCAACGAAGAAGTGATCGACGGCAAGAGCGAACGCGGCGGCCACCCCGTCGAACGCCGCCCGCTACGCCAATGGATGCTCCGTATCACGTCGTACGCCGACCGCTTGTCGGCGGGGCTCGAAAAGCTCGATTGGCCCGAGGGCGTCAAAGCACTGCAGCGGAATTGGATTGGGCGGAGCACGGGCGCGGAAGTTGATTTCCGAATCGCGCAAACAAACTCAACATCGCAATTAGCCCCCGGCCGTTTATCGATTGAATCGGCACCGGGGGCTAAATCTGATGGCGAGGTCAAATGGGGCGATAAGCCTGCCGACGGCGTCCTCCGCGTCTACACAACCCGCCCCGACACGCTCTTCGGCGCGACGTACATGGTCATCGCGCCCGAACACCCGTACGTCGAGCGTTTGACCACACCCGACCAAGCGGCCGCGGTGAAGGCCTACGTCGAAGCAGCGTCCTTCAAGAGTGACCTCGACCGCACCGAGCTGGCGAAAGACAAGACGGGCGTCTTCACCGGCTCGTACGCGATCAACCCAGTAAACGGTGAGCAGATCCCAATCTGGATCGCCGACTACGTGCTCATCAGCTACGGCACCGGCGCGATCATGGCGGTCCCGGCGCACGACGAGCGCGACTTTGAGTTCGCGAAGAAGTTCAGCCTGCCGATCAAAGCGGTCGTCGATCCAGGCAGCGACCTAACTCAAAAGTCCATCCAAGTCACAGGTAAAACAAACTTTCCTTTACAGACCGCAAGTGGCGGCCAGGTTCAAATCCATCCCAATCGAGTTAGCGTCACAGAAACTAGGACAAGCAGGAAAGCGGTCCTCAGAGGAGAATTTGTCTATGCAGGCGAAGGCGTAGCGATCAACTCCGGTGAATTCGACGGCACGCCAACCGCCGAGTTCAAAACTAAGATCACCGCTTGGCTGACCGAAAAGGGCGTCGGCAAAGAAGCGGTCAACTACAAGCTCCGCGACTGGCTCTTCAGCCGCCAACGCTTCTGGGGCGAGCCGTTCCCGATCGCCCACGAACTCGACACCGACGGCAAACCCACCGGCCTCATCCGCACCGTCGCCGAGTCGGACCTCCCGGTCGATCTGCCGCACCTCGAAGACTTCAAGCCACACGGCCGCCCCGAGCCGCCGCTCGATAAAGCTCCCGCGGAATGGCTCTACCCCGTCATTGACGGTGTTAAGTGCAAGCGCGAGAGCAACACCATGCCGCAGTGGGCCGGCAGTTGCTGGTACTACTTGCGCTTCCTCGACCCGAAGAACAGCGACTCGCCGATCGACCCCGAGATCGAGAAGGCGTGGATGCCGGTGGACCTCTACATCGGCGGCGCCGAGCACGCCGTGCTGCACCTGCTCTACTCGCGGTTCTGGCACATGGTGCTCTTCGACCGCGGCGTCGTCAGCACGCCCGAGCCGTTCCAGAAGCTCGTCAACCAAGGGATGATCCTCGGCGAGAACGGCGAGAAGATGTCGAAGAGCCGCGGCAACGTCGTCAACCCGGACGAAGTCGTCCGCGAGTACGGCGCCGACGCGCTCCGGCTCTACGAGATGTTCATGGGCCCGCTGCCCGACTCGAAGCCGTGGAACATGGAAGGGGTCGCCGGCGTGCGGAACTTCCTCGGCCGCGTCTGGCGGCTGATGATCGACGACCGGTCCGAAGAGATGACGCTCGCCGCCGAAGTGTCCAACGCCGAGCCCACCGCCGAGCAGCTCCGCGTCACGCACGCCACGATCAAGGCCGTCACCGAAGACATCGACAAGCTGTCGTTCAATACGGCGATCGCGCGGATGATGGAGTTCGTCAACTTCTTCACCAAGGAGACGTCCCGCCCCAGGGCATGCCTCGAGCCCCTGGTGCTCATCCTGTCGCCCTTCGCGCCGCACTTGAGTGAAGAGCTGTGGTCGGCTCTGGGACACGCTCAGACGCTCGCCTACGAGCCCTGGCCGGCCTTCGACGAAACCCACCTGGCGACCGACACGGTGGAGATCGTCGTCCAAATCAGCGGCAAAGTCCGCGGCAAAGTGAGCGTCCCCACCGGCGCCGACCAAGCTGCGATCCTGGCCGCCGTCAAAGCCGACCCCAAAATTGGCGAGCAACTTGCCGGGAAACAAATCGTCAAAGAGATTGTCGTCCCGGGTAAGCTGGTTAACCTCGTCGTGAAGGGGTGA
- a CDS encoding homoserine dehydrogenase → MEKTKIGLIGLGTVGSGVAQILLDHGDRTARQAGRVLWLEKAAVRDPKKPRGCDVPDGVLTDDIDAVVADPSIDVVAELMGGVERAREVVLALLNSGKDVVTANKALIAAHGPELFDAARAAGRTIAFEAAVAGGIPIIANLSQCLSANQVESLTGILNGTCNFILSKMHREGAPYADVLAEAQRLGYAEADPAMDVDGTDTAQKLAILAHLAFGARPDWRAIPRTGIDTLDLADVKMAQELGYTIKLLGVAELTAKGLQLSVGPTLVKNGNPMADVSGPMNAVRITADAVGELFLQGPGAGQMPTASAVVADLIDTAVGRTRLTFQTLKLWSAESDRTPVADPAEALAKFYLRVEAADEPGVLAQIAAALAAEGISIASFQQQASEAATVPLVLMTHETTEGAVSRACEAIGKLKPVAAGPVRLRVVG, encoded by the coding sequence GTGGAAAAGACCAAGATTGGCCTCATCGGACTCGGCACGGTTGGGTCGGGCGTCGCTCAGATTCTCTTGGACCATGGAGACCGGACCGCTCGGCAAGCGGGACGGGTGCTGTGGCTCGAGAAGGCGGCGGTCCGCGACCCCAAGAAGCCCCGGGGCTGTGACGTCCCCGACGGAGTGCTGACGGACGACATCGACGCGGTCGTGGCCGATCCGTCGATCGACGTCGTCGCCGAGCTGATGGGGGGCGTCGAGCGCGCCCGCGAGGTGGTGCTCGCTTTGCTTAATTCGGGCAAGGACGTCGTGACGGCGAATAAGGCGCTGATCGCGGCCCATGGGCCCGAGCTGTTCGACGCGGCGCGGGCGGCGGGGCGGACGATTGCTTTCGAAGCGGCGGTCGCCGGCGGCATCCCGATCATCGCCAACCTCAGCCAATGTCTGTCGGCCAACCAGGTCGAGTCGCTCACCGGCATCCTCAACGGCACCTGCAACTTCATCCTCTCGAAAATGCATCGCGAGGGCGCGCCGTACGCCGACGTGCTCGCCGAGGCGCAGCGGCTCGGTTACGCCGAGGCCGACCCGGCGATGGACGTCGATGGGACCGACACGGCGCAGAAGCTGGCGATCCTCGCACACCTGGCGTTCGGCGCGCGGCCCGACTGGCGTGCGATCCCGCGCACCGGGATCGACACGCTCGACCTCGCCGACGTGAAGATGGCCCAGGAGCTGGGATATACGATCAAGCTGCTGGGCGTTGCGGAGCTTACGGCGAAGGGTTTGCAACTCTCGGTCGGCCCGACGCTGGTGAAAAACGGCAACCCGATGGCGGACGTGTCGGGGCCGATGAACGCGGTGCGAATCACAGCCGACGCGGTGGGCGAGCTGTTCTTACAGGGGCCAGGCGCGGGGCAGATGCCAACCGCCTCCGCAGTCGTCGCGGACCTGATCGACACGGCCGTCGGCCGCACGCGGCTGACGTTCCAGACGCTCAAGTTGTGGAGCGCCGAGTCCGACCGCACGCCGGTGGCCGACCCGGCCGAGGCGCTGGCGAAGTTCTACCTGCGTGTCGAAGCGGCGGACGAGCCGGGCGTCCTCGCGCAGATCGCCGCGGCGCTGGCGGCCGAGGGGATCTCAATCGCCAGCTTCCAGCAACAAGCAAGCGAAGCGGCGACGGTGCCGCTGGTGCTGATGACGCACGAGACGACCGAGGGCGCCGTGTCGCGGGCTTGCGAAGCGATCGGCAAGCTGAAACCCGTCGCGGCGGGGCCGGTACGGCTGCGCGTTGTTGGTTAG
- a CDS encoding GxxExxY protein — translation MLDAAFRVHSKLGPGLLESIYEHCLDKELTKSGVPFERQPLLAIEYDGEIIDAGLRMDLFIDKRVIVELKAVEQLAPIHEAQLFTYLKLTNCRLGLLLNFNVPHFKDGIKRVVR, via the coding sequence GTGCTGGACGCGGCCTTTCGTGTTCACTCGAAGCTTGGCCCTGGTTTGCTCGAGTCGATCTATGAGCACTGCCTTGATAAGGAATTGACGAAGAGTGGAGTTCCTTTTGAGCGTCAGCCGCTGCTCGCGATCGAGTACGACGGCGAGATCATCGACGCTGGGCTACGGATGGACTTGTTCATTGACAAACGAGTCATCGTCGAACTCAAAGCAGTGGAACAACTCGCTCCCATCCACGAAGCCCAACTGTTTACCTACCTCAAGCTGACCAATTGCCGCCTCGGCCTCTTACTCAACTTCAACGTCCCGCATTTCAAAGATGGAATCAAACGAGTGGTGCGGTAG